A genomic segment from Halomonas sp. TA22 encodes:
- a CDS encoding acetolactate synthase 3 large subunit, whose amino-acid sequence MELLSGADMIARFLQDEGVEYIYGYPGGAALHIYDALFRQDKVKHILVRHEQAATHAADGYARASGKPGTVLVTSGPGATNAVTGIATAYMDSIPMVVLCGQVMSHLIGDDAFQETDIIGVTRPIVKHSFSIRHPSEIPEVLKKAYYLAATGRPGPVVVDIPKDMTAPTERYEYVYPKKVKLRSYNPVTRGHTGQIKKAVELMLKAKRPVFYTGGGVVTGRASEGLTDLVQWLGFPITTTLMGIGAYPQSDPLCLGWLGMHGSYESNMAMHHADLVIAIGARFDDRVTNNTSKFCPTAKIIHVDIDPSSVSKTVRADVPIVGPAASVIDEMISLVQGKEIAHPDALAEWRQKIDGWREERRGKLYEASQPGEALKPQEVIEAVCKITRGEAFVTTDVGQHQMFAAQYYKFDKPNRFITSGGLGTMGFGFPAAMGVKKSYPDDEVVCITGEGSFQMMMQELSTCKQYAVGVKIVNLNNGSLGMVRQWQDLNYKSRHAHSYMESLPDFQKLIEAYGFTAIKVERHEDIEPALERAFADKNELVFLDIYVDPREHVYPMQVPLGSMRDMLLSKTERT is encoded by the coding sequence GTGGAACTGCTTTCCGGCGCCGACATGATCGCCCGCTTCCTTCAGGATGAGGGCGTCGAATACATCTATGGCTATCCCGGTGGAGCGGCGCTTCATATCTATGACGCGCTGTTCCGACAGGACAAGGTCAAGCACATTCTCGTGCGACACGAACAGGCTGCGACCCACGCCGCCGACGGTTATGCTCGGGCCTCCGGCAAGCCGGGCACCGTGCTGGTGACCTCCGGGCCCGGCGCGACCAATGCCGTCACCGGTATCGCCACCGCCTATATGGACTCGATTCCGATGGTGGTGCTATGCGGTCAGGTCATGAGTCACCTGATCGGTGACGATGCCTTCCAGGAGACCGATATCATCGGCGTGACCCGCCCGATCGTGAAGCACAGCTTCTCGATCCGGCACCCCTCCGAGATTCCGGAAGTGCTCAAGAAGGCCTACTACCTGGCAGCGACAGGTCGGCCGGGCCCGGTGGTGGTGGATATCCCGAAGGATATGACCGCGCCCACCGAGCGCTACGAATACGTCTATCCGAAGAAGGTCAAGCTGCGCTCCTACAATCCCGTTACCCGTGGCCATACCGGCCAGATCAAGAAGGCCGTGGAGCTGATGCTCAAGGCCAAGCGTCCGGTGTTCTATACCGGCGGCGGCGTGGTGACCGGGCGTGCCAGCGAAGGGCTGACCGACCTGGTGCAGTGGCTGGGCTTCCCGATCACCACCACCTTGATGGGGATCGGCGCCTATCCGCAGAGCGACCCGCTGTGCCTGGGGTGGCTTGGCATGCACGGTTCCTATGAGTCGAACATGGCCATGCACCATGCCGACCTGGTGATCGCCATCGGGGCTCGCTTCGACGACCGGGTGACCAATAACACCTCCAAGTTCTGCCCCACCGCCAAGATCATTCACGTCGACATCGATCCAAGTTCGGTCTCCAAGACGGTGCGTGCCGACGTGCCCATCGTCGGCCCGGCAGCCAGCGTGATCGACGAGATGATCAGCCTGGTCCAGGGCAAGGAGATTGCTCATCCCGATGCGCTCGCCGAGTGGCGCCAGAAAATCGATGGCTGGCGCGAGGAGCGACGCGGCAAGCTCTACGAGGCGTCTCAGCCCGGCGAGGCGCTCAAGCCGCAGGAGGTGATCGAGGCGGTCTGCAAGATCACCCGCGGCGAAGCGTTCGTCACTACCGATGTGGGCCAGCACCAGATGTTCGCGGCCCAGTACTACAAGTTCGACAAGCCCAACCGCTTCATCACCTCCGGCGGGCTTGGCACCATGGGCTTCGGTTTCCCGGCGGCCATGGGCGTCAAGAAGAGCTACCCCGACGACGAGGTGGTGTGCATCACCGGGGAGGGCAGCTTCCAGATGATGATGCAGGAACTCTCGACCTGTAAGCAGTACGCGGTGGGCGTGAAGATCGTCAATCTCAACAACGGCTCGCTGGGCATGGTGCGCCAGTGGCAGGATCTAAACTACAAGTCCCGTCACGCCCACTCCTACATGGAGTCGCTGCCGGATTTCCAGAAGCTGATCGAGGCGTACGGTTTCACCGCCATCAAGGTAGAGCGTCACGAGGATATCGAACCCGCCCTCGAGCGGGCCTTCGCCGACAAGAACGAGCTGGTGTTCCTCGACATCTATGTCGACCCGCGCGAGCACGTCTATCCGATGCAGGTGCCCCTGGGCTCCATGCGTGACATGCTGCTTTCGAAGACGGAGCGGACCTGA
- the ilvN gene encoding acetolactate synthase small subunit, protein MRHIISILLENEPGALSRVVGLFSQRNYNIETLNVAPTEDPTLSRLTVTTIGDDRVVEQITKHLNKLIDVVKLVDLTEGNHIERELMLVKVKALGAARDEVKRTADIFRAQIVDVSPSLYTVQITGDAGKLDAFLQAMAPVGILEVARTGVSGIARGDKVLTL, encoded by the coding sequence ATGCGCCATATCATTTCGATTCTTCTGGAAAACGAGCCGGGCGCCCTGTCACGCGTGGTGGGGCTATTTTCTCAGCGCAACTACAACATCGAGACGCTCAACGTGGCACCCACCGAGGATCCGACGCTGTCGCGCCTCACGGTGACCACGATCGGCGACGATCGGGTGGTCGAGCAGATCACCAAGCACCTCAACAAGCTGATCGACGTGGTCAAGCTGGTCGATCTCACCGAGGGCAACCACATCGAGCGCGAGCTGATGCTGGTCAAGGTCAAGGCGCTGGGCGCTGCCCGCGACGAGGTCAAGCGTACGGCGGACATCTTCCGCGCCCAGATCGTCGATGTCTCGCCGAGTCTCTATACGGTGCAGATCACTGGCGATGCAGGCAAGCTCGATGCCTTCCTGCAGGCCATGGCACCGGTGGGCATCCTCGAGGTGGCACGTACCGGGGTGTCGGGCATTGCCCGAGGCGACAAGGTGTTGACGCTCTAG
- the ilvY gene encoding HTH-type transcriptional activator IlvY, which yields MDLRLLGHFLALAESLHFGRASDACHVSPSTLSRSIRQLEESLGAPLFERDNRHVTLTQQGRLFQDYARDTLEQWEMIRHALMEETRELSGEISIYCSVTASYSFLYALLSEFRLCHPRIEFKLHTGDPADSMARVLAGDEDMAITPRPRTLPEALAFKPMTTSPLVFIAPRDGAEWIPTRPEIPSPEQWTGVPMILSESGLAREHSDTWFKALGVTPRIYAQVAGNEAIVSMVGLGFGVGVVPRIVLDNSPLLDRVTILPVKPELPHYDVGLCVARRRLKSPLIRALWEEA from the coding sequence ATGGATCTACGCCTGCTCGGCCACTTCCTGGCTCTGGCCGAAAGCCTGCACTTCGGCCGTGCCAGCGATGCCTGCCACGTCAGCCCCTCGACGCTGAGTCGCTCGATCCGCCAACTCGAGGAGAGTCTGGGTGCGCCGCTGTTCGAGCGCGACAATCGTCATGTGACGTTGACCCAGCAAGGGCGCCTGTTCCAAGACTATGCCCGCGACACACTGGAGCAGTGGGAGATGATCCGGCACGCCTTGATGGAGGAGACCCGCGAGCTTTCAGGTGAGATCAGCATCTACTGCTCGGTCACCGCGAGCTACAGCTTCCTCTACGCTCTGCTCAGCGAGTTTCGTCTGTGCCATCCGCGCATCGAGTTCAAGCTGCACACCGGCGACCCCGCCGACTCCATGGCCCGGGTCCTGGCCGGCGACGAGGACATGGCGATCACCCCGCGGCCGCGCACGCTGCCCGAGGCGCTGGCCTTCAAGCCGATGACCACCTCGCCACTGGTATTCATCGCGCCACGCGATGGCGCCGAATGGATTCCGACCCGCCCCGAGATACCAAGCCCTGAGCAATGGACGGGCGTGCCCATGATCCTCTCCGAGTCGGGACTCGCCCGCGAGCATAGCGACACCTGGTTCAAGGCGCTGGGCGTCACGCCACGCATCTATGCCCAGGTGGCCGGCAATGAAGCGATCGTCAGCATGGTGGGACTGGGCTTCGGGGTAGGTGTGGTGCCCAGGATCGTGCTCGACAACAGCCCTCTGCTCGATCGCGTGACAATCCTGCCGGTGAAGCCTGAACTCCCGCACTACGATGTCGGGCTGTGCGTCGCTCGACGACGCCTCAAGAGCCCCTTGATCAGGGCCCTGTGGGAAGAGGCCTAA
- the ilvC gene encoding ketol-acid reductoisomerase has translation MRRHHMRVYYDKDCDLSLIQGKKVTIVGYGSQGHAHANNLKESGVDVTVALRKGSSSAAKAEAAGLKVASVPEACKTADVVMILAPDENQKAIYEQEVEPNLKEGATLAFAHGFNIHYNQIEPRKDLDVIMIAPKAPGHTVRSEFVKGGGIPDLIAIHQDASGSAKELALSYAAGVGGGRSGIIETTFKDETETDLFGEQAVLCGGAVELVKAGFETLTEAGYAPEMAYFECLHELKLIVDLMYEGGIANMNYSISNNAEYGEYVTGPEIINDQSRAAMRNALKRIQTGEYAKMFINEGNSNYPSMTARRRLNAEHDIEQVGAKLRSMMPWIAANQLVDKSKN, from the coding sequence ATCCGGAGACATCACATGCGCGTTTATTACGACAAGGATTGCGATCTTTCGCTGATTCAGGGCAAGAAAGTCACCATCGTGGGTTATGGCTCGCAGGGCCATGCGCATGCCAACAACCTCAAGGAGTCCGGCGTCGATGTCACCGTCGCCCTGCGTAAAGGATCTTCATCCGCTGCAAAAGCTGAAGCGGCTGGTCTGAAGGTGGCAAGCGTGCCGGAAGCGTGTAAAACCGCTGATGTCGTCATGATCCTGGCGCCGGACGAAAACCAAAAGGCGATCTACGAGCAGGAAGTTGAGCCGAACCTGAAAGAGGGTGCTACCTTGGCCTTCGCTCATGGATTCAACATTCACTACAACCAGATCGAGCCGCGCAAGGATCTGGACGTGATCATGATCGCGCCCAAGGCGCCGGGCCATACCGTGCGCTCGGAGTTCGTCAAGGGCGGCGGCATTCCCGACCTGATCGCCATCCATCAGGACGCTTCGGGCTCTGCCAAGGAGCTGGCGCTCTCCTATGCCGCCGGCGTCGGCGGCGGTCGCAGCGGCATCATCGAGACCACCTTCAAGGACGAGACCGAGACCGACCTGTTCGGCGAACAGGCGGTGCTGTGCGGCGGTGCCGTGGAGCTGGTCAAGGCCGGCTTCGAGACGCTGACCGAAGCGGGCTATGCCCCGGAAATGGCCTACTTCGAGTGTCTGCACGAGCTCAAGCTGATCGTCGATCTGATGTACGAAGGCGGCATCGCCAACATGAACTACTCCATCTCCAACAATGCGGAGTATGGCGAGTACGTCACCGGCCCCGAGATCATCAACGATCAGTCGCGTGCTGCCATGCGCAATGCACTCAAGCGCATCCAGACCGGCGAGTACGCCAAGATGTTCATCAACGAGGGCAATAGCAACTATCCGTCGATGACCGCGCGTCGCCGTCTGAACGCCGAGCACGATATCGAGCAGGTTGGCGCCAAGCTGCGCTCGATGATGCCATGGATCGCCGCCAATCAGCTGGTCGACAAGTCGAAGAACTGA
- the pssA gene encoding CDP-diacylglycerol--serine O-phosphatidyltransferase yields the protein MSQEPSNTELPRREPETPEFEQTPRADEDIASAFVRETEVVEEALEGGKKVRRRGVYLLPNLFTTSALFSGFFAIVAGINGDFTAAGIAVFIAMVLDGLDGRVARLTNTQSAFGAEYDSLADMVSFGAAPALVAFTWILQDIGKTGWVVAFLYVACAALRLARFNVQIGSTDKKWFIGLPSPSAAALVAAFVWTFHTFDADALVFKLFMTLVVAAAGILMVSNIRYYSFKDVDLKGPVPFVVLLAIVLGFVVISIEPSLMLLILFGAYVASGPVLATMRVMKSRKAVDK from the coding sequence ATGAGCCAGGAACCCAGCAACACCGAACTCCCCCGTCGCGAGCCGGAAACACCCGAGTTCGAACAGACACCCCGGGCCGATGAGGATATCGCTTCCGCCTTCGTGCGCGAGACCGAGGTGGTCGAGGAAGCACTTGAGGGCGGCAAGAAGGTGAGGCGGCGTGGCGTCTACCTGCTGCCCAACCTGTTCACCACCTCTGCGCTGTTCTCCGGCTTCTTCGCCATCGTGGCGGGTATCAACGGCGACTTCACCGCGGCGGGTATCGCGGTCTTCATTGCCATGGTACTCGATGGGCTGGATGGTCGGGTGGCCAGGCTGACCAATACCCAGAGTGCCTTTGGTGCCGAGTACGACAGTCTGGCCGATATGGTCTCCTTCGGCGCCGCGCCCGCTCTGGTCGCCTTTACTTGGATACTTCAGGATATCGGCAAGACCGGCTGGGTGGTGGCGTTTCTCTATGTCGCCTGCGCTGCCTTGCGCCTGGCTCGTTTCAATGTCCAGATCGGAAGTACCGACAAGAAGTGGTTCATCGGCTTGCCCAGCCCCTCGGCGGCAGCGCTGGTCGCGGCCTTCGTCTGGACCTTTCACACCTTTGACGCCGATGCACTGGTCTTCAAGCTTTTCATGACTTTGGTCGTGGCAGCAGCAGGCATCCTGATGGTCAGCAATATCCGCTACTACAGCTTCAAGGATGTGGACCTCAAGGGACCGGTTCCCTTCGTCGTATTGCTGGCGATCGTGCTTGGCTTCGTGGTGATCTCCATCGAACCCTCATTGATGCTGTTGATTCTCTTCGGCGCCTATGTCGCCTCGGGCCCGGTGCTTGCCACCATGCGGGTAATGAAAAGCCGCAAGGCGGTAGATAAGTAG
- a CDS encoding M18 family aminopeptidase encodes MPHNITLERMLGFLQASPTPWHAVSNMARRLEQMGYRRLDESQPWQIAPGERFYVTRNDSSLVAMQVPRSPLTALRMIGAHTDSPGLRLKPNAAQVNQGWLQLGIEVYGGALLAPWFDRDLGIAGRLHVRREDGRLQGVLLNVDRPVAIVPSLAIHLDREANNGRALNAQTQMAPVILQGGDKADLTTLLQRWLYEQHDLEQVEILDFELALYDTQPPSRVGVNGELIASARLDNLLSCFVGLEALLASDGEQGAVLVATDHEEVGSASACGAQGPFLGDVLRRVNAKLGEPGDEGFIRLIQASRMISCDNAHALHPNFPDKHDAAHGPAINGGPVIKVNANQRYATNSATAAMFRDLCREAAVPVQTFVTRADMGCGSTIGPITATELGVPTLDVGVAQWGMHSIRETAGSQDIEQMIRVLTGFVNRAALS; translated from the coding sequence ATGCCCCACAATATTACATTGGAGCGAATGTTAGGCTTTCTGCAAGCGTCTCCTACTCCCTGGCATGCCGTCTCTAACATGGCGCGTCGGCTCGAGCAGATGGGATATCGGCGCCTGGATGAGAGCCAGCCCTGGCAGATTGCCCCCGGCGAACGTTTCTATGTGACACGCAACGACTCCTCTCTGGTGGCCATGCAGGTGCCGCGTTCACCGCTCACGGCGCTGCGCATGATCGGTGCACATACCGACAGCCCCGGGCTGCGGCTCAAGCCCAACGCGGCGCAGGTCAACCAGGGCTGGCTGCAATTGGGGATTGAAGTCTATGGCGGTGCGCTGCTCGCTCCTTGGTTCGATCGCGACCTGGGCATCGCTGGACGCCTGCATGTGCGGCGCGAGGATGGCCGGTTGCAGGGCGTACTGCTCAATGTCGATCGTCCGGTGGCGATTGTGCCAAGCCTGGCCATCCATCTGGACCGTGAGGCCAACAACGGTCGCGCCCTCAATGCCCAGACCCAGATGGCGCCCGTCATTCTGCAGGGCGGCGACAAGGCTGACTTGACCACGTTGCTGCAGCGCTGGCTCTATGAACAGCATGATCTGGAGCAGGTCGAGATTCTCGATTTCGAGCTGGCGCTCTACGATACTCAGCCGCCATCGCGTGTCGGGGTCAATGGTGAGCTGATCGCCAGCGCTCGCCTGGATAACCTGCTGTCATGCTTCGTCGGACTGGAAGCGCTGTTGGCAAGCGATGGCGAACAGGGCGCCGTGCTGGTTGCCACCGACCACGAAGAGGTGGGCAGTGCCAGCGCCTGCGGCGCCCAGGGGCCATTCCTCGGCGACGTGCTCAGACGCGTCAATGCCAAGCTGGGCGAGCCGGGCGATGAGGGCTTCATCCGCCTGATCCAGGCTTCGCGGATGATCTCCTGCGACAACGCTCACGCCCTGCATCCCAACTTCCCCGACAAGCACGATGCCGCCCATGGTCCGGCGATCAACGGCGGACCGGTGATCAAGGTCAACGCCAATCAGCGCTATGCGACCAACAGCGCCACCGCAGCGATGTTCCGAGATCTGTGCCGCGAGGCAGCGGTGCCGGTACAGACCTTCGTCACCCGCGCCGACATGGGCTGCGGCAGCACCATCGGGCCGATCACTGCTACCGAGCTTGGCGTACCGACACTCGATGTCGGGGTGGCCCAGTGGGGCATGCACTCGATCCGGGAAACCGCCGGCAGCCAGGATATCGAACAGATGATTCGAGTACTGACCGGCTTCGTCAATCGGGCCGCGCTGAGCTGA
- a CDS encoding carboxy terminal-processing peptidase has protein sequence MSLIAAIRQGSVIALLLVLSSMAMAQPEPSDAQRQAATEVAESLRYGHYADVSLSKAWSRQAFQQYLDTLDGQRAYLLQSDVDEFRDLSNAIDDVLYDGGLERIFALHMRHQQRMESRLEWILARIDEGFGYTYDTDERMTLDRSDEPWASREEELDYIWHKRLKNAALSLSLSGQDEEQIVDNLRQRYQGQLSRVRQTNSEDIFGLFMSAVTTTIDPHTEYMSPRQGESFDIQMRLSLEGIGALLQSEGDYVKVSSLVPGGPAERAGVLEPADRIIAVGQQGEEEMVNVVGMRLDDVVDLIRGPKGSVVLLDVVPAQAIDMTRSRTVEITRDTVNLEDQAASSEVIELERDGRSQRIGVVKIPTFYVDFDAWQAGEEEYRSTTRDVAREIERLKAQNVQGIVLDLRNNGGGALQEANSLIGLFIDRGPTVQVRDARGRISLYGDTESGMLYDGPLGVLINRLSASASEIFAGAIQDYGRGVVVGNRTFGKGTVQTLNDLSHGQIKLTRAKFYRISGESTQHRGVEPDILFPSLIDPEIIGESSFDNALPWDTVRAVQYRLYGSPWRFLESLSAQHHERVATHPNFVYLERQAELARRLREEQTSISLNREQRQREMEEQEREQLDLENRRRHALGLDELDDWVDARGEDSEESEPAERAQVIESAEILLDYAYHIGRL, from the coding sequence ATGAGCCTGATTGCAGCCATTCGGCAAGGAAGCGTAATAGCACTACTGCTGGTACTGAGTAGCATGGCGATGGCCCAGCCGGAGCCCTCCGACGCTCAGCGCCAGGCAGCGACAGAAGTCGCCGAGTCGCTGCGCTATGGCCACTATGCCGATGTCAGTCTGAGCAAGGCGTGGTCGCGGCAGGCGTTCCAGCAGTATCTAGATACCTTGGATGGCCAACGCGCCTATCTGTTGCAGAGCGACGTCGATGAGTTTCGCGACCTGTCCAACGCCATCGATGACGTGCTCTACGATGGAGGCCTCGAGCGCATCTTCGCCCTGCACATGCGCCACCAACAACGCATGGAGAGCCGCCTCGAATGGATTCTCGCACGGATAGACGAAGGATTCGGCTACACCTACGACACCGACGAGCGCATGACCCTCGATCGCTCGGACGAACCCTGGGCCTCACGGGAGGAAGAGCTCGACTATATCTGGCACAAACGACTCAAGAATGCCGCCCTCTCCCTGTCACTGAGCGGTCAGGACGAGGAGCAGATCGTCGACAACCTGCGCCAGCGTTATCAGGGACAGCTGTCGCGGGTTCGCCAGACCAACAGCGAGGATATCTTTGGCCTGTTCATGAGCGCGGTGACGACCACCATCGACCCGCATACCGAATACATGTCGCCTCGCCAGGGGGAGTCCTTCGATATCCAGATGCGCCTTTCGTTGGAGGGCATCGGCGCGCTGCTGCAGTCCGAGGGCGACTACGTCAAGGTCTCGAGCCTGGTGCCAGGCGGCCCCGCCGAGCGAGCCGGCGTACTTGAGCCCGCCGATCGCATCATCGCCGTCGGCCAGCAGGGCGAGGAGGAGATGGTCAATGTGGTAGGGATGCGTCTCGATGACGTCGTTGACCTGATTCGCGGCCCCAAGGGCTCGGTGGTGCTGCTCGATGTGGTGCCGGCACAGGCCATCGACATGACCCGCTCGCGCACCGTCGAGATCACGCGCGACACCGTCAACCTCGAGGACCAAGCCGCCAGCAGCGAAGTGATCGAGCTCGAGCGAGACGGCCGGAGCCAGCGCATCGGCGTGGTCAAGATCCCGACCTTCTATGTCGACTTCGATGCCTGGCAGGCCGGCGAGGAGGAGTATCGCAGCACGACCCGCGACGTGGCGCGCGAGATCGAGCGTCTCAAGGCGCAGAACGTCCAAGGTATCGTGCTCGACCTGCGCAACAACGGCGGTGGTGCCCTGCAGGAGGCCAATTCGCTGATCGGCCTGTTCATCGATCGCGGCCCCACCGTGCAGGTACGCGACGCCCGGGGGCGCATCAGCCTGTATGGCGATACCGAGAGCGGCATGCTATACGATGGCCCGCTCGGCGTACTGATCAATCGCCTGTCGGCATCGGCCTCGGAAATCTTCGCCGGTGCCATCCAGGATTACGGTCGCGGCGTGGTGGTGGGCAACCGCACCTTCGGCAAGGGCACCGTCCAGACACTCAACGATCTCAGCCATGGCCAGATCAAGTTAACCCGGGCCAAGTTCTACCGCATCTCCGGGGAGAGCACACAGCACCGCGGCGTCGAGCCGGATATCCTGTTCCCAAGTCTGATCGACCCTGAGATCATCGGCGAGAGCAGCTTCGACAATGCCCTGCCTTGGGATACCGTGCGTGCCGTGCAGTATCGCCTCTACGGCTCACCTTGGCGGTTCCTCGAGTCACTCAGCGCGCAACACCATGAGCGTGTCGCCACCCACCCCAACTTCGTCTACCTGGAGCGACAGGCCGAACTCGCGCGCCGACTGCGCGAGGAGCAGACCAGCATCAGCCTGAACCGCGAGCAGCGTCAGCGCGAGATGGAGGAGCAGGAGCGCGAGCAGCTGGATCTCGAGAATCGTCGGCGTCACGCACTGGGCCTCGATGAATTGGACGATTGGGTCGATGCTCGTGGCGAGGATAGCGAAGAGAGCGAGCCCGCCGAACGCGCCCAGGTGATCGAGAGTGCCGAGATTCTGCTCGATTACGCTTACCACATCGGCCGGCTCTGA
- a CDS encoding CocE/NonD family hydrolase, with the protein MQTVTSFPHDVQVIENTYITMRDGARLAARIWLPKGAEQEPLPAIMEYIPYRKRDLTRGRDANNHSYLAGHGYVCVRVDMRGSGDSDGVITDEYTQQEQQDGVDAIAWIAKQPWCDGNVGMMGISWGGFNSLQVAARRPPALKAIISLSSSDDLYADNMHYMGGCLLGDNLSEATVMFAFNSLPPDPKIVGDRWRDMWFERLKGSGLWLEPWLRHQRRSEYWTASSVYRDYSAIQCPVFAVGGWADGYTNTVFRLLEHLDAPRKGLIGPWGHKYPHQGIPGPAIGFLQEALRWWDYWLKGKETGVMDEPMLRAWLQDSVPPDNAYKDRPGRWIGEASWPSPSIEMRRYPLGTYTINDPETRDESSSERLPEEEIDPHPLTVQSPLSVGLSAGKWCSYSATPDLPGDQREEDGGSLVFRSRVLDEALEIAGMPSVELELSADKPVAMVAVRLSDVAPDGKSTRVTYGLLNLTHRDGDSQPEPLEPHRRYRVKVPLNGIAQRFPEGHQLRISISTSYWPLAWVPPEPVQLTVYPRNSALLLPVRPPRTEDVSLPDLPEPEQGPSVEMTRLVPGSHNWLLHRDLAQKQSVLEVINDQGGFRLDETDTEIRRNTHEWYTFKDDDFTSVRGETYTSRGFKRDDWDVEVYTRTVLTCTTTDFQVHAQLDAYEEGYRIYSQNWEYTIPRDHI; encoded by the coding sequence ATGCAGACGGTCACTTCATTTCCTCATGATGTCCAGGTGATCGAAAACACTTACATCACCATGCGTGACGGCGCCCGTCTGGCAGCCCGCATCTGGCTGCCCAAAGGCGCCGAGCAGGAGCCCTTGCCGGCCATCATGGAGTACATCCCCTATCGCAAGCGGGACCTTACCCGCGGGCGTGATGCCAACAATCACTCCTATCTGGCCGGGCACGGCTATGTCTGCGTGCGGGTGGACATGCGGGGCAGTGGCGACTCGGATGGCGTAATCACCGATGAATATACCCAGCAGGAGCAGCAGGACGGCGTCGACGCCATTGCCTGGATTGCCAAGCAGCCCTGGTGCGACGGTAACGTCGGCATGATGGGCATCTCGTGGGGAGGCTTCAATAGCCTACAGGTGGCGGCACGCCGCCCTCCCGCTCTGAAGGCGATCATCAGCCTCAGCTCCAGCGACGATCTCTACGCCGACAACATGCACTACATGGGCGGTTGCCTGCTCGGCGACAATCTCTCGGAGGCGACGGTGATGTTCGCCTTCAATAGCCTGCCACCGGACCCGAAGATCGTCGGCGACCGTTGGCGCGACATGTGGTTCGAACGGCTCAAGGGGAGCGGACTGTGGCTGGAGCCGTGGCTAAGGCATCAGCGGCGTAGCGAATACTGGACCGCAAGCTCGGTATACCGCGACTATTCGGCCATTCAGTGTCCGGTATTTGCCGTGGGTGGCTGGGCCGATGGCTATACCAATACCGTATTTCGCCTGCTCGAGCATCTGGACGCGCCACGCAAGGGGCTGATCGGGCCTTGGGGGCACAAGTACCCTCACCAGGGGATTCCAGGACCCGCGATCGGTTTTCTGCAAGAGGCCTTGCGTTGGTGGGACTACTGGCTCAAGGGCAAGGAAACCGGCGTTATGGACGAGCCCATGCTCAGGGCATGGCTGCAGGACAGCGTGCCGCCGGATAATGCCTACAAGGATCGTCCGGGGCGCTGGATCGGCGAGGCGAGCTGGCCATCGCCATCTATCGAGATGCGTCGCTACCCGCTTGGGACCTACACGATCAACGATCCCGAGACGAGGGATGAGAGCAGCAGCGAGCGCTTGCCCGAGGAGGAGATCGATCCTCATCCGTTGACCGTGCAGTCGCCATTGAGCGTGGGTCTATCGGCCGGCAAGTGGTGCTCCTATTCCGCGACGCCGGACCTTCCCGGCGATCAGCGTGAGGAGGATGGTGGCTCGCTGGTGTTTCGCAGCCGCGTGCTGGATGAGGCTCTCGAGATCGCCGGCATGCCCAGCGTGGAATTGGAGCTCTCCGCCGACAAACCGGTCGCCATGGTGGCCGTGCGACTCTCCGACGTGGCGCCGGATGGTAAGTCGACACGGGTCACCTATGGCTTGCTCAACCTCACCCATCGTGACGGCGATTCCCAACCTGAGCCGCTTGAACCGCATCGTCGCTATCGCGTCAAGGTACCGCTCAATGGCATTGCTCAGCGTTTTCCCGAAGGTCATCAGCTCAGGATATCGATCTCGACCTCTTATTGGCCCTTGGCCTGGGTGCCGCCCGAGCCGGTACAGTTGACGGTCTACCCGCGCAATAGCGCCTTGCTGCTGCCGGTGCGTCCTCCGCGTACCGAGGATGTCTCGCTACCCGATCTTCCCGAACCCGAGCAGGGTCCCTCCGTGGAGATGACGCGCCTGGTGCCTGGCAGCCACAATTGGCTGTTGCATCGGGATCTTGCGCAGAAGCAGTCGGTGCTCGAGGTCATCAACGACCAGGGTGGGTTTCGTCTCGACGAGACCGATACCGAGATTCGTCGCAATACTCATGAGTGGTATACGTTCAAGGATGACGACTTCACCTCGGTACGCGGGGAAACCTACACCTCTCGCGGCTTCAAGCGTGATGACTGGGACGTGGAAGTCTATACCCGCACGGTACTCACCTGCACGACCACGGACTTCCAGGTGCATGCGCAGCTGGATGCTTACGAGGAGGGTTATCGCATCTACTCTCAGAACTGGGAGTACACCATCCCCCGAGATCATATCTAG